One region of Streptomyces capillispiralis genomic DNA includes:
- a CDS encoding ABC transporter ATP-binding protein, whose translation MCAVRGLTKTYPAVRGRRGVPATPEVRATNDVRLDIRRGEIFGLLGPNGAGKSTLVRQLTGLMRPDRGSVEILGHDIVRHPERASRILAYLGQESSALDELTVSLAAETTGRLRGLDVRRARAERDDVLDELGLTPLAGRPLKKLSGGQRRLACFAAALVGERPLLVLDEPTTGMDPVARRAVWSAVDRRRGDRGTTVLLVTHNVIEAETVLDRVAVLDRGRVIACDTPAGLKEQVAGEVRVDLVWRAAPPLHVPEVAALRDRVEESGRRWTLRLAPEEARTVVATVTGGAAFAALDDFTLATPSLEDVYLALGGAVRQGLVKA comes from the coding sequence GTGTGTGCGGTGCGCGGGCTGACCAAGACCTATCCGGCGGTGCGCGGACGGCGCGGCGTCCCGGCCACCCCCGAGGTCCGCGCCACCAACGACGTACGGCTGGACATCCGGCGCGGTGAGATCTTCGGCCTGCTCGGGCCGAACGGCGCCGGCAAGTCCACCCTCGTACGCCAGCTGACCGGGCTGATGCGGCCCGACCGCGGCAGCGTGGAGATCCTCGGCCACGACATCGTGCGCCACCCCGAGCGGGCCTCGCGCATCCTCGCCTACCTCGGCCAGGAGTCCAGCGCCCTCGACGAACTGACCGTGTCCCTGGCCGCCGAGACCACCGGCCGGCTGCGCGGGCTCGACGTGCGGCGCGCCCGGGCCGAACGGGACGACGTCCTGGACGAACTGGGGCTCACGCCCCTCGCCGGACGCCCGCTGAAGAAGCTCTCCGGCGGCCAGCGCCGACTGGCCTGCTTCGCCGCCGCGCTGGTGGGGGAGCGGCCGCTGCTCGTGCTCGACGAGCCGACCACCGGCATGGACCCCGTGGCCCGGCGGGCGGTGTGGTCCGCCGTCGACCGGCGCCGCGGCGACCGCGGCACGACCGTGCTGCTGGTCACCCACAACGTCATCGAGGCCGAGACCGTCCTCGACCGGGTCGCCGTCCTCGACCGGGGCCGGGTCATCGCCTGCGACACCCCGGCCGGACTCAAGGAACAGGTCGCCGGCGAGGTCCGGGTCGACCTGGTGTGGCGTGCGGCGCCCCCGCTGCACGTGCCCGAGGTGGCCGCGCTGCGCGACCGGGTCGAGGAGTCCGGCCGCCGCTGGACCCTGCGACTGGCGCCCGAGGAGGCCCGTACGGTCGTCGCCACCGTCACCGGCGGGGCCGCCTTCGCCGCCCTGGACGACTTCACGCTGGCCACGCCGAGCCTGGAGGACGTCTACCTGGCGCTGGGCGGCGCCGTGCGGCAGGGGCTGGTGAAGGCGTGA
- a CDS encoding ABC transporter permease: MSVVPAEVLPGGALALDQAAPEPAQLGPRARLWPSLAAVYRAQLSRARVARIPLLFVATFQSVGIMILMRGVVDGGGEAQAVVAGSAVLVVAFVALNLLAQYFGQLRASGGLDHYATLPVPPAAVVLGAAGAYASFTVPGTVVTAVFGCVLFGLPVAHLWVLAAVIPLAGAALAGLGAALGLLAPRPELATLLGQLGMSAALLLGVLPSERMPEAVRLARDLLPSTYGVEAFARTFGPHPDWARVLGDLAVCGGVGVISLAVATWAYRRAAVR; this comes from the coding sequence GTGAGTGTCGTACCCGCCGAAGTCCTGCCGGGCGGCGCCCTGGCCCTGGACCAGGCCGCGCCGGAACCGGCCCAGCTCGGCCCGCGGGCGCGGCTGTGGCCGTCGCTGGCGGCCGTGTACCGGGCGCAGCTGTCCCGGGCGCGGGTCGCGCGGATCCCGCTGCTGTTCGTGGCGACCTTCCAGTCGGTCGGCATCATGATCCTGATGCGCGGGGTCGTGGACGGCGGCGGCGAGGCGCAGGCCGTGGTCGCCGGCTCGGCGGTGCTGGTCGTCGCCTTCGTGGCGCTGAACCTCCTCGCCCAGTACTTCGGGCAGCTGCGGGCCAGCGGCGGACTCGACCACTACGCGACCCTGCCCGTGCCGCCGGCCGCGGTGGTGCTGGGCGCGGCGGGCGCGTACGCCTCCTTCACCGTGCCGGGGACCGTCGTCACCGCCGTCTTCGGCTGCGTGCTGTTCGGGCTGCCGGTGGCACACCTGTGGGTGCTGGCCGCGGTGATCCCGCTCGCGGGCGCCGCGCTCGCCGGGCTCGGCGCGGCCCTCGGTCTGCTCGCGCCCCGGCCCGAACTGGCCACCCTGCTCGGGCAGCTGGGCATGTCGGCGGCGCTGCTGCTGGGCGTGCTGCCGTCGGAGCGGATGCCGGAGGCGGTGCGCCTGGCCCGCGACCTGCTGCCCTCGACGTACGGCGTCGAGGCCTTCGCCCGGACCTTCGGACCCCACCCCGACTGGGCCCGTGTGCTCGGTGACCTCGCCGTGTGCGGGGGCGTCGGCGTGATCTCGCTGGCGGTGGCGACCTGGGCGTACCGCAGGGCGGCCGTCCGGTGA
- a CDS encoding NYN domain-containing protein encodes MDRCIVLVDAGYLLGAAASLLAGEPSRSRITVDHAALIQGLRDRAENDTRQPLLRIYWFDGAPDRVPQPEHRRLRVMPRVTVRLGALTRSDGRWAQKGVDAAMHAELTELARNRACSDIVLVTGDGDLLPGMMAAKEHGVAVHLWAVQAADGDYNQSEDLVAEADERRVLDRAWITQAVRAKESTGVCAPPSLPRPEIAAILSAPLPDSALAAAAERTAQEPPHPAAAAHNGTAERAPTAKGVPTPKDLAALRSPAPHPAQQPASATLRWSSDKGWVDRPVAEPPDAASMPTLAQLTTAEQRWADREEDITTVGGDPFEVGQVFARRWVERLGDQSHLQKLSAMYPRIPHRVDGELLRYAARFGLLAHKDDQIDERDRYAIRAGFWRELDLRTGTERAPAGE; translated from the coding sequence GTGGACCGCTGCATCGTCCTGGTGGACGCCGGGTATCTGCTGGGGGCCGCCGCCAGTCTCCTCGCCGGGGAGCCGTCGCGGTCCCGCATCACCGTCGACCACGCGGCCCTCATCCAGGGGTTGCGCGATCGCGCCGAGAACGACACGCGGCAGCCGCTGCTGCGCATCTACTGGTTCGACGGCGCCCCCGACCGCGTCCCGCAGCCCGAGCACCGCAGGCTGCGCGTGATGCCCCGGGTCACCGTCCGGCTGGGGGCGCTGACCCGCAGCGACGGCCGCTGGGCGCAGAAGGGCGTCGACGCCGCCATGCACGCCGAGCTGACCGAGCTGGCCCGCAACCGCGCCTGCTCCGACATCGTCCTGGTCACCGGCGACGGCGATCTGCTGCCCGGCATGATGGCCGCCAAGGAGCACGGCGTCGCCGTGCACCTGTGGGCCGTACAGGCCGCCGACGGGGACTACAACCAGTCCGAGGACCTGGTCGCCGAGGCCGACGAACGCCGCGTGCTGGACCGGGCGTGGATCACCCAGGCCGTACGGGCCAAGGAGTCCACCGGCGTGTGCGCGCCGCCGTCCCTGCCGCGGCCGGAGATCGCGGCGATCCTCTCCGCCCCGCTGCCGGACTCCGCGCTCGCCGCGGCGGCCGAGCGGACCGCCCAGGAGCCCCCGCACCCGGCCGCCGCGGCGCACAACGGCACCGCCGAGCGGGCGCCCACCGCCAAGGGCGTCCCCACCCCGAAGGACCTGGCCGCGCTGCGCAGCCCCGCCCCGCACCCGGCGCAGCAGCCCGCCTCCGCCACCCTGCGCTGGTCCTCGGACAAGGGCTGGGTCGACCGGCCCGTCGCCGAGCCGCCGGACGCCGCCTCCATGCCGACGCTCGCCCAGCTGACCACGGCCGAGCAGCGGTGGGCCGACCGCGAGGAGGACATCACCACCGTCGGCGGCGACCCCTTCGAGGTGGGGCAGGTCTTCGCGCGGCGCTGGGTGGAGCGGCTCGGCGACCAGAGCCACCTCCAGAAGCTGTCCGCCATGTACCCCCGCATCCCGCACCGCGTCGACGGCGAGCTGCTGCGCTACGCGGCCCGCTTCGGGCTCCTGGCCCACAAGGACGACCAGATCGACGAACGCGACCGTTACGCCATCCGGGCGGGCTTCTGGCGCGAGCTGGACCTGCGCACCGGTACGGAGCGGGCTCCCGCGGGGGAATGA